The segment GTCAGGGGCCAGTACCTCGACGGGTCCTTTCCCCGCCCGAGCGCTGTCCACTCGGCCCGCCAATAGGGCGACGCCGGCAATCGCTCCTCAAGGGCGCCGATCACGATGTACTTCGCGGAGTTGAGCTGCCGATACGAGCTCAGTATCCAGAACCACGCCACGCACTGCAGGAGCAGCGCGACGGCCGGAATGGCGAGAAACCAGGTCGAGGCCCGGGGCTCGTCCTTCCACAAAGTTCCGAACGCCGTGACGATGATGGTGTTCAACGTGAGAAAGAAGGTGTTGGTCAGACCGCGCCGTGCGCTGACCCGGTCGGCCATCTCCACGTAGATCTTGTACTGCTCGAGGAGGACGGCGGGATGGGACCCCTCCGCCGTGGGCTGTGGCTGGGCATCACCCGCACCGGTCCACAGGGCCGGCCGGACATCGTCGATCGCCACGGTGGTCGGGCGCAGATATCGAGCGAGGTTCACGCGCCCATTCTGGAGCACGCGCTGCTCCCACCCTGAGGGTTCTGGCGCCGGGCTGCCGGACCAGATCCGCGGGCCCGGTCACCTGCCCTCGGGTGTCCACCGCGGGTCGCGGCCGAGGTAACGCAGCAGGGTGGCGGCCGGATCGTCGCCGGACTGGCCGGGCAGGGCGGAGGCGTACGCGAAGCCCCGCAGCGGATCGGCCGTCGCCTGCGCGGCCGGGAGCAGTTGCTCGGCCAGCGCGGCGGTCAGCGGGCTCGGCTGGCCGGTCGCCACCGCGACGTCCCAGGCGTGGACGGCGGCGTCGAGGGCGCAGGCCGCGGCCGCCAGGGCCGGCGCCATCTCCGGCACCGGCGGCAGCGGTGTACGCACCGACGCCGCCGCCGGGTCGACACCGGCCCAGGCCCCGGCCGCCGCCTCGAGCGCCTTCGCAACCGTGTCCTGAACACCGCCGTCGAGCCGGCGCGGCGGGTTGAACGGGTCGTAGGAGGGCAGCGAGCCGCCCCCGACCGTGGACGCCCAGCCGTGCTGGTCACCGGCGGCGTGGAACAGCACCTGCGCCACCGTCCATTCCGAGCACGGGGTCGGGTCGTCCAGCTGGTCGGTGCGGACGGCCGCGGTGACGTGACGCAGGGCGTCGAGAGCGGTGGTGAGTACGGCGAAGGTCACGGACGGTCCTCTCCTGAAGACGTGAGGCCGATCGGCGCGGGCGGGGCGCGGCGGTTCTCATAGTAGGAGCGGAGGTCGTGGATATCCGCCGCACGCGGGAACCTCGTTTACATCACGTTCGCAGCCTGGCTCCTAACTTCGCGGCATGAGAATGCCTGTAGCCCTGGTGATCGGCATGCTGCTGGCCGGGACGGCGGCCTGCACCGCCGACCGTGATCCGGCGCCATCGTGTGAGCCGAAGCTGGAGGCGGCGTTCGGCGCATGGGCGCAGGCCGGGTTCAGCGGCGCGATCGCGGTGTCGACCGGTGGCCGGTTCGAGTGCCTGGCCGGCTACGGCACGGCCGACGACGCCACCGGCGCCCGCAACACCGCCGACACGGTGTACAGCATCGGATCGGTCAGCAAGGCTTTCACCGCCACCGCGATCCTCCAGCTCGCCGGGGACGGGAAGCTGTCGCTGGACGACCCGGTCGGCAAGCTGGTGCCGGCAGTCACCGGGCCGGTGGCCGAAGCGACCGTACGTCAGGTGCTGCTGCACACCAGCGGGATCGGCGGGTCGATCGGCGCCGACGACCAGCCACTCGATCGGGCCGGCGCGATCGCCGCAATCAACAAACTGGACCTCGCGTTCCCGCCCGGCACCGACGACGCCTACTCCAACGCCGGATACACGCTGCTGGCGATCATCATCGACACCGTGTCCGGAATGTCCTACCGCGACTACACCGTCAACCACGTCCTCACGCCGCCCGGAGGCGGCGGCTTCTGGCACGGCCGGCCGGCCGCCGCCGGACCTGCCGCGGCCGGCTACCTCGACGACGGCAAGCCCGGCCGCTCCAGGACCTTCGCCGGCCCGTACTGGACGACGGAGGGCAACGGCTCGCTGGCGATGACCTCCAAGGAACTGGCCTCCTGGGCGCATGCGCTGTTCCACGGCCCGCTAGCCGAGCTCGCCGGCGACCTGGCGCACCCGATGGGCGACGGCCGGTCCTACACGCTCGGCGGCTGGGCGGCGTTCGACGCGAAGGTGTACGGCACGCCGATCGTGGCCATCGCCGGCGGTGGCGGCGACGTCGGCCACAACGTGGCGGTCGTCTGGCTTCCCGCGCGGGACCGGGTGATCGTCATGGCGTCCAACCGATCGGTGCTCACCGCCGAGGAACTGCTGGCCGCGACCGTACCGTCGCTGGTGGCCGGCAAGCCGCTGCCGACGCCGACCGCACCGGCCGGCGGCAGCGATCTGACCGAGATCGTCGGAGAGTACCGGCTGGACACCGGCGGATCGTTCGAGGTCACCGCTGCCGGCAACCGGCCGGGGATCGCGGCCGTCGGCGCCGACGCGGTGGGTGCGCTGTTCCCGCCAGGCGGCCGGTTCTCCGCCGACGACCTGCGGGCTCACGAGCAGCGCGTGCTTGACCTGCTCACCGGCCAGACCCGGCAGGGCCGCGAGGAGCGCAGCGCCGTGGAAGCCGAGTTCGGGCCGATCACCGCGGTGGCCGCCGGCGGCACCGTCGTCGCCGACGGCGAGATGCGCACGTACGTCACCGTGACCACTCGCGACGGTCCGCAACCGGGGTGGTACGCGGTCGACGAGCACAGCAACATCGAAGGGGCGGAACTGCCCACCGTGCCGCCGGCCCTGACACTGGTACCGGTCGCAGCGAACCGGTACCGCCCGGCCGGCACCGGCCCGGACGTGACCCTCGACTTCGCCGGCGGCACGGTGACCGTCTCCGGGCCGGCCGGAACGGCGACCGTGCGGGCATCCAGACGCTGAACGGGGAGGGGAGCGCGACATGCGTGTCCTGCTGGTCGAGGACGACGCGGGCCTTGCCGAGGTGCTCGCGCTGGGCCTGCGCAACGAGGCGTACGCGGTGGACGTGGCCGGAACCTGCGCGGCCGCCGAGGAACTGCTCGCGACCACGACGTACGACGTGGTGTGCCTGGATCTGGGTCTGCCGGACGGCGACGGGCTCGCTCTCGTCCGGCAGGCCTCAGCCGACCCGTACCTGCGCAGGCCCCGGCGTTGCCTGGTGCTGACCGCGCGCGACGCGGTGGCCGATCGCGTCGCCGGGCTCGACGCGGGCGCCGACGACTACCTGGTCAAGCCGTTCCACTTCGCCGAGTTGCTGGCCCGGCTGCGGGCGCTGAGCCGCCGCGAGGACAGCGCCGGATCGACCTTGCGGGTGGGCGAGCTGACGCTTGATCTGGCCACCCATCGGGCCTGGCGGGCCGCGACGCCGCTCGACCTCACCGCCCGGGAGTACTCGTTGCTGCGCTACTTCATGCACCACCCGGGCGAGGTTCTGCCGGCCGAGACGCTGCTCGAGCACGTCTGGGACGCCAACGCCAACCCGTTCACCTCGTCGGTGCGGGTGATCCTCAGCCGGTTGCGGCGCAAGCTCGGCGAGCCGGCGCTGATCGTCACGGTCACCAACACCGGCTACCGGCTGCAGCAGTCATGATCTGGCGATCGTTGCGTACCCGGTTCGCGGTGCTGGGGTTCCTGGCCATCTACGTCCCCGTGCTCCTGCTGTTCGGCGTGGTCGTGGTCAGCGACGTCGAAGTCGAGTCCCACCTGGTCACGAGCACGGCCGGGCACCGCTCCGACGGGGTGACCTGGACGGTGCTCGCCCTCGCGCCGGTGGCCGCCGCGCTCGCCTGGGGCCTGGCCGGGCGGGCGGTGCGCGACATCGACCGGGTCCGCGCCGTCGCCGAGGACGTCGACGCCGTCGACCTGACCCGCCGCGTCGGGTTGGACCGTGGCCCGAGTGAGGTCGTCCAGCTCGCGTCCAGCATCGACGCGATGCTCGGCCGCTTGGAGCAGGCGGCCGACACCCAGCGGCGGCTGATCGAGGAGGCGAGCCACGAGTTGCGTACGCCGCTGGCGGTGTTGATGGCCAACGCTGAGGTGCTCCTCGCCCATCCGCATCCGACGGTCGAGGACTACCGGCGAGGGCTGGAGAACACCGCGGCGGCGGCCGCCCGCCTCCAGGCCACCATCGACGAGCTGCTGGTGGACGCCCGCGGCCGGGCGCGCACGATCGCGCGACGCCCGGCCGACCTGATGGCCGTGGTCCGCGCGGTCGCCGCCGATGTCGGTGTGCTCGCCGCGACGAAGGCGATCGCGGTGTCCGTCACCGGCCCGCGGACCGCGGAGTGTGCCTTCGACGAGCCCACCGTGCGGCGGGCGGTGACGAACCTCGTGGACAACGCCGTCCGGTACGCCCCGGCCGGCACCAGCGTCGAGATCAGCGTGGAGGCGGCGGCGTATGAGGTCGCGGTGGTGGTGATCGACCACGGCGCCGGCATCGCACCCGCCGAGCAGAAGGGCGTGTTCCAGCGATTCTGGCGCAGCCGCACGGACGTCGCCGGCTCCGGCCTCGGCCTGCCGATCGCCAGCCAGGTGGCGCTGGCGCACGGCGGCGAGCTCACGCTCGCGTCGCCCGGTCCGGCCGGCGACGGCTGCGCGTTCCGGCTCACCCTGCGCCGCTGACGGCCGGCTACTCGCTGCGTGCCTCTGCTGACAGGAAGCCGTCGACCAGGGTGCGGAACAGGTCGGGCTGCTCCGCCCACGGCCGGTGACCGGCCTCCGGGATCACTTCCAGGCGGCTGTCCGGATAGGTCGTCGCCACCAGGCGGGCCGGCGCGATCACCTCGGCCTCCCGGCTGAGTCCGCCGGCCCGCAGGGCGGGATCGGCGGCGGCCGCCGCCTCGTACCAGGGCTCGCCGGCACGCGACGCCCGCAACGCTGCCAGCTCCGCGGCGTCCGGTTCGCGGGCCGCCCGGCCGACCGGCGTGACCAGCACCAACCGGCGCACCCGGCCGGGGTGGGCCACGGCGTACTCCTGGGCGGTCAGCGTTCCCGCCGAATGCGCGAGCACATCCATGCGGGTGAGCCCGAGAAACCGGCGCAGCTCCTCGATGTCGCGGGCCTGCTCGACGAACGACACCGTGGCACGGTCGCCGGGAACCTCCGAACGGCCGGCCGCGCGGGCGTCCATCCGGATCAGACGGCGGCCGGCGGCCAGGCCACCGAGATCGCCGAGATACCGTACGTCGGTGCCGGGACCCCCGGGCAGCGCCAGCAGTGGTGGCCCGTCACCCACCTCGTCGAAGTGAATCCGCGTACCGTCATGTGAGGTGAAGAAGGGCACGCCGGTAGGTTAGGGCCGCGCTGCCGCCAGCGCCGACCGGGTGTTGCAGCCGACGATCGCGGGCGCCTCGTGGATCAGTGCGTCGTCGGTGAGCGCGGCGACCATGAACAGGGCGAAGTCGACGCGCCGGGTGCGGTTGCTGCGCAGGACCGGATCGCCGACGTGCCGGCTCCACACCGGCAGGCCCTGGCTCTCTCCCTCTTCGAGGTCGCTGCCGCGCACCACGGTCCAGCGCGTGTCGCTGGCGAAGATGCGCCGGCAGGCCGCCTCCTGGTCGCTGAGGTCGGCGATCCGCAGCAGCCGGGCCAGCGTCCGGAAGACCGCGACGAAGGCCCGCAGCCCGACGGTGTAGCGGTCCTTGCCGTCGCGGCTGATGTGCCAGCCGCAGGAGAAGATCAGCCGTGCGTGCGCCGGCGCGTGGTCCAGCACCGCCTGGGCCGTGCCCGTCGAGTAACCGTGCACGCCCCACGGCACCAGGACGGTCAGGACGCCGTCGCAGCCGGCGACGGCCCGGCGGATCACGTCCCGGTCATCGGTCACGCCCGGGACCACGGTGATCCGGCCGTCGAACTCGGCGAGTTTGCCGACGCTCTGCTCGCGGCACACCGCCACCACCTCGTAGCCACGGTCCAGTGCGTGGCGGACCATGTACCGCCCGAGCTTGCCTGATGCCCCCACGACACACACCCGCATTCCGAACGCCTCCCGCGTCTTACGTTGTAAGGTTGTGTCGACGGTAAGCCTTACGTCGTAAGGCAGTCAATGGGCGTGTCCGATCGTTGTCTGTGCCGGAACAGCTGATCAGTCGAGGTCGGCGGCGAAGGCCGCGAGCCAGGCCAGCGGCGCGTTCCAGTTGATCGTCAGCTCGTTCGTCGACCAGGAGTGGATGTCGTCGACGTAGCAGAACTGGCCGACCTGCCCGGTCAGCCGGGCCTGCGCCACCTCGTCCTGCAGCCCGGAGTTCGGCCCGCCGGCCAGGGTTCCGTTCGGCGGGTGCGGCAGGCTCGGGTCGATCTGGTGGGCGTACCAGCGGCTGTGCTGATTCTTCGCGTAGTCCGTGCCGTAGCCGGTCACGTAGGACAGATTCAGCGCGTTGCGGCCGAGGAGGTAGTCCAGGCCCTCCAGGGCGCCGTCGCGGTAGCGGGTCTCGCCGGTCAGGTCGTAGGCCACGGCGACGACCATCAGGTTGTTCAGGACCATGCTGTTGGAGCCCCACTCCCACTGGTTGCCCGGGGGAGCGTAGGCCACCGCGTACGGGTGGGCCTGCTGGATGGCGAGGTACTTGTCCGCGCCGGCGACCACCGAGGCGCGCACGGCGTCGAGTTCGGGCAGCTCGTTCGGAGTCAAGGCCAGGCTGAGGCGGGCGGCGGCTGCGGTGGCCGCCCAGTCGAGGGCGTACGACCCGAACACGTCCTCGGTGTGCAGCGGCGAGGTCAGCACCGCGTCGGCGTACCGTTGCTCGCCGGTCGTCAGGAACAGCTCGGCCGCCGCCCAGTAGAACTCGTCGCGCACGTCGTCGTCGTTGTACGGGCCGCCGCCGATCGTGTCCTCGACCGGCGCGTACCGGATCGGGTGGTCCCCGGCCGCCGCATAGGCGGTCCGCGCGGCAGCCAGCAGCCGGTCCGCATAGTCCGCGTCGTACTTGCGGTAGATCCTCGATCCCTGGGCCGCCACCGCGGCCAGGTTCAGCGTGGCCGCGGTCGACACCGGGCGCAGTACGCGCGGTTGCGGATCGAGATGCGGCAGGGTCGGCAGGCCGGTCCACTGCTGGTCGTGCATCTTGTGGTGCACCAGGCCGCTCGGCGCCTGCATGCGCAGCAGGAAGTCCAGCTCCCAGCGCACCTCGTTGAGCAGGTCGGGCACCCCGTTGCCGCTCTCCGGCAGGTCGAGCGCCAGATCGTCGAGACCGCGCCGGTGCTCGAAGGCGTGCAGCAGCTGCCACACCGTGATGCCGCCGTTGACCACGTACTTGCCCTGGTCGCCGGCGTCGTACCAGCCGCCGCGCACGTCCAGCCGGTAGTCGCCGGCGTCCGGGGCGCAGGGGACGTCGCGGTCGCTGAGATGCCCGGCCGGGCGGCCGTAGCCGGGCCGCAGGTCGTCGCGGATCTCGATGCCGCTGCGCTGGCAGTAGAAGAACTTCAGCGCGTCGGCGCGCAGCGGACGGTAGAGGTCCGCGCCGATGGCGAACGGCCGGCTGGTCGCGCCGTCGGCGCTCAGCGTGAAACCCGTGCCGGCCTGCTGGTGCGCGCCGAAGTCGATGGTGTGCACGTTCTGGCCGCAGGAGACATCCGTGCCGCGCGGCTCGCTCGTCCCGGTCGCGACGACCCGCCCGCTGCCGTCGGCGAGCTGCCAGGCCAGCGCCTCGGTGGCGTCGGTGACCAGGGTGGCCCGTTTCGGCCCGGACGGAAGATGGCCAACCTGGTTGATCGCGACCTCAGACATGCCGGGAACGCTCTCAGCGGTGGGGTGCGCTGTCAAACTCGATGGTCAGCCGAGGCGGTGTTGCGGGCCGATGGCATCCTCTGCCGGATGTGGATCATAGGCCGGGGTCTGGCTGTCTGTGCGGTGCTGGTGCTGGCGGCCGGGTGCGGGGTGGAACAACCGATCGCCCCGGAGCCGGCGCCCGAGGCAGCACCGTCTTCTGTGTCCGCACCGGTTCTCGAGTCGGCGCCCGCGCCGGTGGTCACGCCGGGAGCCGGCCGGACCGGGGTGAAGCCACCGGTCGTGCAGCACGGGCCGCGCGATCGCGATGTGGTCAGCCTGACGTTCGACGCCGACATGACCGATGCGATGGCGGCCAGGCTGCGCAGCGGCGCGGTCTCGTCGTACGCGAATCTCGCGCTGCTGAAACTGCTGGAGCGGCGCAAGATCCCGGCGACCTTCTTCGTGACCGGCCAGTGGGCCGAGCAGTATCCG is part of the Actinoplanes sp. NBC_00393 genome and harbors:
- a CDS encoding NAD(P)-dependent oxidoreductase; translated protein: MRVCVVGASGKLGRYMVRHALDRGYEVVAVCREQSVGKLAEFDGRITVVPGVTDDRDVIRRAVAGCDGVLTVLVPWGVHGYSTGTAQAVLDHAPAHARLIFSCGWHISRDGKDRYTVGLRAFVAVFRTLARLLRIADLSDQEAACRRIFASDTRWTVVRGSDLEEGESQGLPVWSRHVGDPVLRSNRTRRVDFALFMVAALTDDALIHEAPAIVGCNTRSALAAARP
- a CDS encoding TIGR03086 family metal-binding protein; amino-acid sequence: MTFAVLTTALDALRHVTAAVRTDQLDDPTPCSEWTVAQVLFHAAGDQHGWASTVGGGSLPSYDPFNPPRRLDGGVQDTVAKALEAAAGAWAGVDPAAASVRTPLPPVPEMAPALAAAACALDAAVHAWDVAVATGQPSPLTAALAEQLLPAAQATADPLRGFAYASALPGQSGDDPAATLLRYLGRDPRWTPEGR
- a CDS encoding glycoside hydrolase family 9 protein: MSEVAINQVGHLPSGPKRATLVTDATEALAWQLADGSGRVVATGTSEPRGTDVSCGQNVHTIDFGAHQQAGTGFTLSADGATSRPFAIGADLYRPLRADALKFFYCQRSGIEIRDDLRPGYGRPAGHLSDRDVPCAPDAGDYRLDVRGGWYDAGDQGKYVVNGGITVWQLLHAFEHRRGLDDLALDLPESGNGVPDLLNEVRWELDFLLRMQAPSGLVHHKMHDQQWTGLPTLPHLDPQPRVLRPVSTAATLNLAAVAAQGSRIYRKYDADYADRLLAAARTAYAAAGDHPIRYAPVEDTIGGGPYNDDDVRDEFYWAAAELFLTTGEQRYADAVLTSPLHTEDVFGSYALDWAATAAAARLSLALTPNELPELDAVRASVVAGADKYLAIQQAHPYAVAYAPPGNQWEWGSNSMVLNNLMVVAVAYDLTGETRYRDGALEGLDYLLGRNALNLSYVTGYGTDYAKNQHSRWYAHQIDPSLPHPPNGTLAGGPNSGLQDEVAQARLTGQVGQFCYVDDIHSWSTNELTINWNAPLAWLAAFAADLD
- a CDS encoding HAMP domain-containing sensor histidine kinase gives rise to the protein MIWRSLRTRFAVLGFLAIYVPVLLLFGVVVVSDVEVESHLVTSTAGHRSDGVTWTVLALAPVAAALAWGLAGRAVRDIDRVRAVAEDVDAVDLTRRVGLDRGPSEVVQLASSIDAMLGRLEQAADTQRRLIEEASHELRTPLAVLMANAEVLLAHPHPTVEDYRRGLENTAAAAARLQATIDELLVDARGRARTIARRPADLMAVVRAVAADVGVLAATKAIAVSVTGPRTAECAFDEPTVRRAVTNLVDNAVRYAPAGTSVEISVEAAAYEVAVVVIDHGAGIAPAEQKGVFQRFWRSRTDVAGSGLGLPIASQVALAHGGELTLASPGPAGDGCAFRLTLRR
- a CDS encoding serine hydrolase domain-containing protein, coding for MRMPVALVIGMLLAGTAACTADRDPAPSCEPKLEAAFGAWAQAGFSGAIAVSTGGRFECLAGYGTADDATGARNTADTVYSIGSVSKAFTATAILQLAGDGKLSLDDPVGKLVPAVTGPVAEATVRQVLLHTSGIGGSIGADDQPLDRAGAIAAINKLDLAFPPGTDDAYSNAGYTLLAIIIDTVSGMSYRDYTVNHVLTPPGGGGFWHGRPAAAGPAAAGYLDDGKPGRSRTFAGPYWTTEGNGSLAMTSKELASWAHALFHGPLAELAGDLAHPMGDGRSYTLGGWAAFDAKVYGTPIVAIAGGGGDVGHNVAVVWLPARDRVIVMASNRSVLTAEELLAATVPSLVAGKPLPTPTAPAGGSDLTEIVGEYRLDTGGSFEVTAAGNRPGIAAVGADAVGALFPPGGRFSADDLRAHEQRVLDLLTGQTRQGREERSAVEAEFGPITAVAAGGTVVADGEMRTYVTVTTRDGPQPGWYAVDEHSNIEGAELPTVPPALTLVPVAANRYRPAGTGPDVTLDFAGGTVTVSGPAGTATVRASRR
- a CDS encoding response regulator transcription factor; translated protein: MRVLLVEDDAGLAEVLALGLRNEAYAVDVAGTCAAAEELLATTTYDVVCLDLGLPDGDGLALVRQASADPYLRRPRRCLVLTARDAVADRVAGLDAGADDYLVKPFHFAELLARLRALSRREDSAGSTLRVGELTLDLATHRAWRAATPLDLTAREYSLLRYFMHHPGEVLPAETLLEHVWDANANPFTSSVRVILSRLRRKLGEPALIVTVTNTGYRLQQS
- a CDS encoding RipA family octameric membrane protein; its protein translation is MNLARYLRPTTVAIDDVRPALWTGAGDAQPQPTAEGSHPAVLLEQYKIYVEMADRVSARRGLTNTFFLTLNTIIVTAFGTLWKDEPRASTWFLAIPAVALLLQCVAWFWILSSYRQLNSAKYIVIGALEERLPASPYWRAEWTALGRGKDPSRYWPLTHLEQWIPVSFAVVYIGAFIVVVSA
- a CDS encoding alpha/beta fold hydrolase; translated protein: MPFFTSHDGTRIHFDEVGDGPPLLALPGGPGTDVRYLGDLGGLAAGRRLIRMDARAAGRSEVPGDRATVSFVEQARDIEELRRFLGLTRMDVLAHSAGTLTAQEYAVAHPGRVRRLVLVTPVGRAAREPDAAELAALRASRAGEPWYEAAAAADPALRAGGLSREAEVIAPARLVATTYPDSRLEVIPEAGHRPWAEQPDLFRTLVDGFLSAEARSE